A genomic window from Cucumis melo cultivar AY chromosome 8, USDA_Cmelo_AY_1.0, whole genome shotgun sequence includes:
- the LOC103495875 gene encoding L-2-hydroxyglutarate dehydrogenase, mitochondrial, whose protein sequence is MLNHTVQTLRGRTGIMARKISSMLNGTAKEKVDCLVIGAGLVGIAVARELSLRGRDVLVLESAPTFGTGTSSRNSEVIHAGIYYPRNSLKAILCVRGRDLLYRYCSERQIPHKQIGKLIVATRTSEVPKLNELLIRGVQNGVEGLRMVDRNDAMRMEPELQCVKALLSPLSGIVDSHSLMLSLVGEAENHGAKFSYNSAVIGGHVQENQIHLHISDSKNLENSNGVHLPVPELTLVPRLVVNSTGLSAVPLARSFDGLHGGVIPPSYYARGCYFTLSNVGVPPFQRLIYPLPEDGGIGVHVTLDLDGQVKFGPDVEWIDEVDQISSFLNKFDYSVRGSRAERFYEEIRKYYPSLKNGSLQSGYAGIRPKLSGPRQTPADFVIQGEEIHKVSGLINLFGIESPGLTSSLAIAEHIAARYM, encoded by the exons atgctgAATCATACTGTTCAAACTTTACGGGGTAGAACGGGGATCATGGCGAGGAAGATATCATCAATGCTCAACGGTACTGCCAAAGAGAAAGTGGACTGCCTCGTCATCGGAGCCGGTTTGGTCGGAATTGCAGTGGCCAGGGAGCTTTCTCTCAGAGGCAGAGATGTTTTGGTGCTGGAATCTGCTCCCACCTTCGGTACCGGAACCAGTTCTCGCAACAGTGAAGTCATCCATGCCGGCATTTACTATCCTCGCAATTCTCTCAAG GCAATTCTTTGCGTAAGAGGAAGAGATTTACTCTACCGGTATTGTTCTGAACGCCAGATACCTCATAAACAAATTGGCAAGCTTATAGTTGCTACTAGAACATCGGAGGTTCCAAAATTGAATGAGTTATTGATTCGGGGAGTTCAGAATGGGGTTGAAGGTTTGAGGATGGTTGATCGTAATGATGCAATGAGAATGGAACCTGAATTACAGTGTGTTAAAGCCTTGCTGTCGCCTTTGTCTGGAATTGTTGATTCTCATTCTTTGATGTTATCTTTAGTG GGGGAGGCTGAAAATCATGGGGCTAAATTCTCCTATAATTCTGCTGTTATTGGTGGTCATGTTCAAGAAAATCAAATTCACCTCCACATATCTGATTCgaaaaatcttgaaaattcgAATGGGGTGCATCTACCAGTGCCAGAGCTCACGTTGGTTCCTAGACTTGTAGTGAATTCGACAGGGTTATCTGCGGTTCCCCTTGCAAGGAGTTTCGATGGTCTCCATGGTGGAGTCATTCCTCCCTCTTATTATGCCCGTGGATGCTACTTTACACTGTCAAATGTGGGAGTCCCGCCATTTCAGCGTTTGATTTATCCTCTGCCAGAGGATGGTGGAATTGGTGTGCATGTTACGTTGGATTTAGATGGTCAAGTCAAGTTTGGTCCTGATGTTGAATGGATTGATGAGGTTGATCAAATCTCAAGCTTCTTGAACAA GTTTGACTATTCTGTGCGTGGTAGTCGTGCTGAGCGCTTTTATGAGGAAATAAGAAAGTACTACCCCAGTCTGAAGAATGGATCTCTACAATCAGGATATGCAGGAATTCGGCCAAAACTCTCAGGGCCTCGACAAACTCCAGCTGACTTTGTTATACAG GGGGAGGAGATTCATAAGGTTTCTGGTCTCATCAACCTTTTTGGAATTGAATCACCTGGGCTGACTTCAAGCCTGGCCATTGCAGAGCATATAGCTGCAAGATATATGTAA
- the LOC103495876 gene encoding uncharacterized protein LOC103495876 produces MANPRRNSISFSSSTNPQSLESPFHSQSQARSLSLSLALSFSHLKNFLKKPHAFPFLLSIFLLLTWVSLRIQHSSSQFSSRYHQAPDSWSRDDDLKANLVRFKSGFPSPIAKDNRGWLLDPISLALGSGITGGAVTCASVHIGEIQPGAMRGNHRHHTCNETFVLWGARTKFRLENNNVGDKGYAEVIIGADEVAIAASPRGTAHALINIDPVRTTLFLGCQDGSINYNSSTSDFKVWKDL; encoded by the exons ATGGCGAACCCTAGGAGGAACTCCATTTCATTCTCATCTTCCACCAATCCTCAAAGTTTAGAGAGTCCATTTCACAGCCAATCCCAAGCCCGAAGCCTTTCGCTCTCGTTAGCCTTATCATTCTCGCATCTGAAGAACTTTCTGAAGAAGCCTCACGCCTTCCCTTTCCTTCTCTCTATTTTCCTCTTACTCACTTGGGTTTCTCTTAGAATTCAGCACTCTTCTTCTCAATTCTCCTCTCGGTATCACCAGGCTCCTGATTCCTGGAGCAGGGACGATGATCTCAAGGCCAACCTCGTTCGTTTCAAGTCTGGATTTCCTTCCCCGATTGCCAAGGACAACAGGGGCTGGCTACTCGACCCTATTTCTCTCGCTCTTGGTTCTGGCATTACTG GTGGAGCAGTGACCTGTGCTTCTGTTCATATTGGAGAAATTCAACCTGGTGCTATGAGGGGAAACCACAGGCATCATACATGTAACGAGACATTTGTCCTTTGGGGGGCTAGAACAAAATTCAGG TTGGAGAATAACAACGTAGGTGATAAAGGATATGCTGAAGTGATAATTGGTGCGGATGAGGTTGCTATTGCAGCGAGTCCAAGAGGAACAGCCCATGCATTGATAAACATAGATCCCGTACGGACTACATTGTTTCTGGGGTGTCAAGATGGTAGTATAAACTATAACAGTTCAACTTCAGATTTTAAAGTTTGGAAAGATCTTTAG
- the LOC103495877 gene encoding metacaspase-9, translated as MEAKKRMAVLVGCNYPNTKYELHGCINDVMAMREKLMSRFGFEESNIQVLTDEPGSLLMPTGSNIKRALGRMVSKAESGDVLFFHYSGHGTRVPSMKHGNFLRQDEAIVPCDFNLITDIDFRHLVNRMPKGASFTMISDSCHSGGLIDKEKEQIGPSTIVNGEKLSLPSMPNTAKEKTIPFQSILQHLSSLTNINTTDIGTHLLESFGEDASLKFQLHPRELDMVDLLKPDAGILLSGCQANESSADMNPDSAGGKAYGAFSNAIENVLEKNPAALSNKQVVVMARERLKQQGLGQQHPCLYCSDENAEAVFLRQHT; from the exons ATGGAGGCAAAGAAGAGAATGGCAGTTCTGGTGGGGTGCAATTACCCTAATACCAAGTATGAGTTACATGGCTGCATAAATGATGTGATGGCCATGCGAGAGAAGCTAATGAGCAGGTTCGGTTTTGAAGAGAGCAATATTCAGGTGCTGACTGATGAGCCAGGCTCGTTGCTGATGCCAACTGGTTCCAACATCAAACGTGCGCTGGGGCGAATGGTCAGTAAGGCAGAATCGGGAGACGTGCTCTTCTTTCACTACAGTGGACATGGAACCAGAGTTCCATCTATGAAACATGGAAACTTCCTTCGGCAAGATGAGGCCATTGTGCCTTGTGACTTCAATCTCATTACAG ATATCGATTTTCGTCATCTTGTAAACCGCATGCCTAAGGGAGCAAGCTTCACTATGATTTCAGACTCGTGCCATAGTGGAGGTCTGATAGACAAAGAGAAGGAGCAGATTGGACCGTCTACCATCGTTAACGGTGAAAAGCTCTCACTCCCATCTATGCCAAACACTGCAAAGGAAAAAACCATCCCCTTCCAATCAATTCTACAGCACCTATCATCACTTACCAACATCAACACAACAGACATTGGCACCCACTTGCTTGAATCCTTTGGAGAAGACGCCAGTCTCAAGTTCCAGCTGCACCCACGTGAACTCGACATGGTGGACTTGCTGAAGCCTGATGCAGGGATTCTATTGAGTGGCTGCCAAGCAAACGAGAGTTCAGCAGACATGAACCCGGATAGTGCAGGTGGGAAAGCATATGGCGCATTTAGCAATGCGATTGAAAACGTGCTCGAGAAGAACCCTGCTGCACTTTCGAACAAGCAGGTGGTGGTGATGGCCAGAGAGAGGTTGAAGCAGCAAGGCTTGGGGCAGCAGCATCCTTGCTTGTATTGCAGCGACGAGAATGCTGAGGCAGTGTTCTTGCGCCAGCACACTTGA